The window CGAAGCTGCGAATTTAAGCCCCAGTAAACGGCGGTGGTAACTATAACCATCCTAAGGTAGCGAAATTCCTTGTCGGGTAAGTTCCGACCTGCACGAATGGCGTAACGACTTCCCAACTGTCTCAACCGCGAACTCGGCGAAATTGCATTACGAGTAAAGATGCTCGTTACGCGCAGCAGGACGGAAAGACCCCGTGACCTTTACTACAGCTTGGTATTGGTGTTCGGTGTGGCTTGTGTAGGATAGGTGGGAGACTGTGAAGCAGACACGCCAGTGTTTGTGGAGTCATTGTTGAAATACCACTCTGGTCACTCTGGATATCTAACTTCGAACCGTAATCCGGTTCAGGGACAGTGCCTGGTGGGTAGTTTAACTGGGGCGGTTGCCTCCCAAAAAGTAACGGAGGCGCCCAAAGGTTCCCTCAACCTGGTTGGCAATCAGGTGGCGAGTGTAAGTGCACAAGGGAGCTTGACTGTGAGACTGACAGGTCGAGCAGGGACGAAAGTCGGGACTAGTGATCCGGCAGTGGCTTGTGGAAGCGCTGTCGCTCAACGGATAAAAGGTACCTCGGGGATAACAGGCTGATCTTGCCCAAGAGTCCATATCGACGGCATGGTTTGGCACCTCGATGTCGGCTCGTCGCATCCTGGGGCTGGAGTAGGTCCCAAGGGTTGGGCTGTTCGCCCATTAAAGCGGTACGCGAGCTGGGTTTAGAACGTCGTGAGACAGTTCGGTCCCTATCCGCTGCGCGCGTAGGAAGTTTGAGAGGATCTGACCCTAGTACGAGAGGACCGGGTTGGACGAACCTCTGGTGTGTCAGTTGTTCCGCCAGGAGCACCGCTGATTAGCTACGTTCGGGATGGATAACCGCTGAAAGCATCTAAGCGGGAAGCCGGCCTCAAGATGAGACTTCCATACCTTCGGGTGAGAGGCTCCCAGCCAGACTACTGGGTTGATAGGCCAGATGTGGAAGCGCAGTAATGCGTGTAGCTGACTGGTACTAATAAGCCGATGACTTGATAACACTTCGTTTGAACTGAAGCTGTTCGCGTCCACTGAGTGGTTCTCGATGTACGGTCGAGAACCGCAGACAACATTCTTTTGTTGTGTGCATGACTTGAAACATCAATAGTGTTTCGGCGGCCATAGCGAGAGGGAAACGCCCGGTCCCATTCCGAACCCGGAAGCTAAGCCTCTCAGCGCCGATGGTACTGCAGGGGGGACCCTGTGGGAGAGTAGGACACCGCCGGACTCCTTTTAGAAAGGGCCACCCAAAGCTGGGTGGCCCTTTCGCGTTTCTGCATGCTTTTCTGGAAGGCCATACGCTGTCGCTATGACGTCAGGCCTTCATCCTCGCAGCCAGCTCGTCCACGATGCTCTACGTTCTGCCGGGATTGAGGGCGAGATCGTGGTGCTGCCCGACGCGGCGTCGACGGCTGCGCTTGCCGCATCCGCTCTCGGCGTCGACGTCGGTGCCATCGCCAATAGCCTGGTGTTCTGGTCGGACGACGAACCTCTGCTGGTGATGACCAGCGGTGCCCATCGCGTCGACACGAGTGCGCTCGCGGCGCGGCTCGGGCGTTCCTCTATTGTCCGAGCGACGGTGGAGCAGGTCCGCGCGGCGACGGGACAGGCGATCGGGGGAGTGGCGCCCACGGGCCACCCTGTGCCGGTCGTTACTGTCGTCGACGAGGACCTCGCCCAATACGATCAGATCTGGGCGGCCGGTGGCACGCCGCACACGGTGTTTCCCCTGTCGTTCGATGAACTCGTGGCTCTCACCGGCGGCGTGGTCGTGAAGGTCGACGCGGCCTAACGGGGCGTCTGGATGTTCCACTCGTCGACGACGGGTGGCAGGGCGGGCCAACGATCGCCCGGGATCGGGAACGTTGCCACGGCGCATGTCGTCATGGTGACAGGGCGTCCCGCGAGCTCGGATGCGAGCTCGCTCAGCCCGGGATCGTGGGCGACGATGAGCACGCTCCGTCCGCCCGCACCTGCCGCCGCGTCCCAAAGCTCCGGCACGCTCGCCCCGTACAACTCGGGCATGGTTTCGAGGGGGACGTCGAGCGACGCTGCGAACGCCTCCGCGGTCGTGCGGGCGCGCAGCGCCGTGCTGGTGAGTAGGCGGTCGGGGTGGAAACCCGTCTCCGCGAGAGCCGCAGCCATCAGGGGAGCGTCACGCTGACCGCGATCGTTCAGCGGGCGTTCGTGGTCGCTCAGCCCGGCCACGCCCCAGTCGGACTTGGCGTGGCGTACGAGGACGAGTGTGACCATGTTTCGCCTCCTATCCCACGTAGACCCAGGCGTCGCGTCCGCTCTGCAGGATGACGGACACCCGCGTGTACAGCGAGACTTCGTATTCGTCGGCTGCGTCCAGCTCATCGAGGGTCAGCGCCAGCACGCGTCCGGTGACCTTGTCGCTCGTGTTCCCGGTCCGACGCAGAACAGGATGCGTGGGCAGACCGGACAGGGCCACGACACGCGTGTCTTCAATCTCCGTGTACTGCACGTGATAGCCGGCGAGCACGTCCTCGGTCGACTCGATTCGGCGCCCGAAGAGGTCGAGCTGCACCTGCGGGAGCAGAAGTGTCCCGTAGGAGAAGAGGCGCTCGGACGTCGCCGTGGTGCTCATCCCGCCCCCTAGGCTCCGAAGACCGCGTGCGCGATCGCGAAGATCGTGAGACCCGCGAGAGATCCCACGA is drawn from Microbacterium binotii and contains these coding sequences:
- a CDS encoding gamma-glutamylcyclotransferase family protein; translation: MSTTATSERLFSYGTLLLPQVQLDLFGRRIESTEDVLAGYHVQYTEIEDTRVVALSGLPTHPVLRRTGNTSDKVTGRVLALTLDELDAADEYEVSLYTRVSVILQSGRDAWVYVG
- a CDS encoding SixA phosphatase family protein gives rise to the protein MVTLVLVRHAKSDWGVAGLSDHERPLNDRGQRDAPLMAAALAETGFHPDRLLTSTALRARTTAEAFAASLDVPLETMPELYGASVPELWDAAAGAGGRSVLIVAHDPGLSELASELAGRPVTMTTCAVATFPIPGDRWPALPPVVDEWNIQTPR
- a CDS encoding YbaK/EbsC family protein — encoded protein: MTSGLHPRSQLVHDALRSAGIEGEIVVLPDAASTAALAASALGVDVGAIANSLVFWSDDEPLLVMTSGAHRVDTSALAARLGRSSIVRATVEQVRAATGQAIGGVAPTGHPVPVVTVVDEDLAQYDQIWAAGGTPHTVFPLSFDELVALTGGVVVKVDAA